The proteins below are encoded in one region of Berryella intestinalis:
- a CDS encoding exonuclease domain-containing protein: protein MNYAFIDVETPNRKNDSICSIGVVETDRFGNEIDRSYFLVNPEDRFDDVNMRIHGIAPIDVANAPTFETVWADSIGPLLQRSFVVAHNASFDLNVLSKAAERIGAGHQEMMHACTKTMARELMSADSCKLADLCAMMGIRLDNHHNALGDAVACEKLFWRLAGMTDRLGSHFSTFIPARRADLWCDGAVSKKKSNIRSAKTIASKHLLEVLANVASDGKVTDDEVSEMLELMLSNDEIASDPAYGKIMRIAQEAYADGVVTDAEAELMLKEISSILDPVMRNEVVRFPGSKFCLTGAFSHGSRDAVKCYIESRGGKVLTGVTGNTDYVVVGLQGSEAYSFGNYGSKVKKALELREKGKPVMIVSEECIYS from the coding sequence ATGAACTATGCTTTTATCGACGTGGAGACTCCCAACAGGAAGAACGACAGCATCTGCTCGATTGGCGTCGTTGAGACCGATCGATTCGGAAACGAGATCGATAGGTCGTATTTCCTCGTGAACCCCGAAGACAGGTTTGATGACGTGAATATGAGGATTCACGGGATCGCGCCTATAGATGTGGCCAATGCTCCGACGTTTGAAACGGTGTGGGCCGATTCGATCGGGCCGCTTCTGCAAAGGTCGTTTGTCGTGGCCCACAACGCTTCGTTCGATTTGAACGTGCTATCCAAGGCCGCCGAAAGGATAGGCGCCGGGCATCAGGAGATGATGCATGCATGCACGAAGACAATGGCTCGCGAGCTGATGTCGGCAGATAGCTGCAAGCTCGCTGATTTGTGCGCGATGATGGGTATAAGGCTCGACAACCACCATAACGCCCTCGGCGACGCCGTCGCGTGCGAGAAGCTGTTCTGGCGCCTTGCGGGCATGACAGACAGATTGGGTTCTCACTTCTCGACGTTCATCCCGGCCCGCCGCGCCGATCTATGGTGCGATGGGGCTGTCAGCAAGAAGAAAAGCAATATCAGATCGGCAAAGACCATCGCCAGCAAGCATCTTCTGGAAGTCCTGGCAAACGTGGCATCAGATGGGAAGGTAACAGACGACGAGGTGTCGGAGATGCTGGAACTCATGCTCTCGAACGACGAGATAGCCTCCGACCCCGCATATGGCAAGATCATGAGAATTGCCCAGGAAGCGTATGCCGACGGCGTAGTTACCGATGCAGAGGCGGAGCTCATGCTGAAAGAGATCTCCAGCATTCTCGATCCCGTGATGCGAAACGAGGTCGTCAGATTCCCCGGCTCGAAATTCTGCCTCACTGGGGCGTTTTCGCACGGATCTCGCGATGCCGTGAAGTGCTACATCGAATCTCGCGGAGGGAAGGTTCTCACCGGCGTTACGGGTAATACGGACTATGTCGTCGTCGGCCTCCAAGGAAGCGAGGCTTACAGCTTTGGTAACTACGGCAGCAAAGTCAAAAAAGCGCTCGAACTTAGAGAAAAAGGAAAGCCTGTGATGATAGTTTCAGAAGAATGCATATACAGCTGA
- a CDS encoding leucine-rich repeat domain-containing protein translates to MTLDSGNVRWRYADDTRTLVVSGCSPMPYFWNSDTDLFDKSPWFDLKKEVRKVILEPGISTVSPGAFAWFSSLKTVEASGVVRICSGAFFECKELEDIETGNLSLVDVGSFEGCVSLAKVGERNSKIGLSGNEIRFVDDFAFSRCGSLERVSLPNLKMIGEGAFFKCSSITSVIAEKLEFAGDNAFFKCSSIEKFKVGNPCAFGKGAIKDIPKGAVMK, encoded by the coding sequence ATGACCTTGGATAGCGGAAACGTGCGCTGGCGTTACGCGGATGATACGAGAACCCTTGTTGTTTCCGGCTGCAGTCCAATGCCGTATTTCTGGAACAGCGATACGGATCTTTTCGACAAGTCTCCGTGGTTCGATCTCAAAAAAGAGGTCAGAAAGGTCATCCTCGAACCAGGAATATCTACGGTGTCGCCCGGAGCGTTCGCATGGTTCTCTTCGCTGAAAACCGTCGAGGCTTCCGGCGTCGTTCGAATCTGTTCCGGAGCGTTCTTCGAATGCAAGGAATTGGAAGATATTGAGACCGGAAACTTATCGCTTGTCGATGTCGGATCTTTCGAGGGGTGCGTATCCCTAGCAAAAGTAGGAGAAAGAAACTCGAAGATCGGATTGAGTGGCAATGAGATCAGATTCGTTGACGACTTCGCATTTTCTCGGTGCGGCAGCTTGGAAAGAGTGTCCCTGCCAAATCTGAAGATGATCGGAGAAGGTGCGTTCTTCAAGTGCTCATCGATCACGTCAGTCATCGCTGAAAAACTTGAATTCGCAGGAGACAATGCTTTTTTCAAGTGCTCTTCGATTGAGAAGTTCAAGGTTGGAAATCCATGCGCTTTCGGAAAAGGGGCGATAAAAGATATCCCGAAAGGAGCAGTGATGAAATGA
- a CDS encoding XRE family transcriptional regulator, whose amino-acid sequence MKYIIDLKEMEAIMGVPENIDALLVMHDITLEGLARIAGVDKSTVSRWRKGVTPRDEPLRQIADHFGITIDDLISDRFGLAAKEHGGTRAYDCGYIDIPVYGSIAAGTPIEMVEDYDTFPVPIQIRTKHPNSGFLRVRGNSYNVKLPDGCLALIDFDQTEANEFDAFAVCVNGYAATIKNIRIIPNGIELVPNSTDPTYQPIRYDYTIDGTDEVTIMGKVVWATMPFDYRI is encoded by the coding sequence ATGAAATATATAATTGATTTAAAGGAAATGGAGGCGATCATGGGAGTACCCGAAAACATAGATGCCCTTTTGGTCATGCACGATATAACGCTCGAGGGCCTTGCGCGAATCGCCGGAGTTGACAAGTCCACCGTAAGCAGATGGCGTAAGGGAGTTACGCCACGGGATGAACCGCTCAGACAAATTGCGGATCACTTCGGTATAACTATCGACGACCTGATCTCCGATCGATTTGGGCTTGCCGCCAAAGAGCATGGCGGCACTCGGGCTTACGATTGCGGCTATATCGATATACCGGTGTACGGATCTATAGCGGCTGGAACTCCTATAGAGATGGTCGAGGATTATGACACTTTTCCTGTGCCGATTCAAATAAGAACAAAGCACCCAAACAGTGGCTTTCTCCGTGTTAGAGGAAATAGTTACAACGTGAAGCTCCCGGATGGATGCCTTGCCCTGATCGACTTCGATCAGACAGAAGCGAATGAGTTTGATGCTTTCGCTGTATGCGTCAACGGATATGCTGCCACGATAAAAAATATCCGGATCATACCGAACGGCATAGAGCTCGTCCCCAATTCGACTGATCCGACATATCAGCCAATAAGGTACGACTACACGATAGACGGGACCGACGAGGTTACGATCATGGGGAAAGTCGTATGGGCTACCATGCCGTTCGATTACAGAATTTAA
- a CDS encoding helix-turn-helix transcriptional regulator, translating into MSLGEARKAAGVTQAELSRLAGVPRRTIQDWERFGCSQARAGELAKVARKLGVAVEALL; encoded by the coding sequence ATGTCGCTCGGGGAAGCAAGGAAGGCGGCGGGCGTCACCCAGGCGGAGCTGTCGAGGCTCGCCGGTGTGCCGCGCAGGACCATCCAGGACTGGGAGCGCTTCGGCTGCTCCCAGGCCAGGGCGGGGGAGCTGGCGAAGGTGGCGCGGAAACTCGGCGTCGCCGTCGAAGCCCTCCTGTGA
- a CDS encoding tyrosine-type recombinase/integrase, translated as MAYVSDRKGGGYAVRAYAGVNPVTGRPMTVGEVLPPEATEEELDAAIERVSRRAEVSKGGARLLSASALFGYYLESCEQGGASPATLKAYRSYLRRHIAPRIGRVPVEELTPAHFSRMYRELRRPASAGGAGLSASTVKKVHAFCCGCFTRMLRDGMVEGNPAAGIVLPMPEQREAAALSPEDVARLDRFVAAELADHGAGAYRRSLAIAWRLGLYAGLRRGEICGLQARHVTADPDGVSLRIARVLSYDGSEKAPKSRSSKRVVALDASTAAMVTAHAEGLAESAPLVRTDAGGPVMPDALTSEFGEAARRIGLAKGAHLHTLRHTHATYLLESGENILTVRERLGHQSAKTTMDIYGHVLPGRGREAAARFARAMEGIDGFG; from the coding sequence ATGGCGTACGTGAGCGACAGGAAGGGCGGCGGCTACGCCGTCAGGGCCTATGCGGGCGTGAACCCGGTGACGGGCCGCCCCATGACGGTCGGCGAGGTGCTGCCGCCCGAAGCAACGGAGGAGGAGCTGGACGCGGCGATCGAGCGCGTCTCGCGCAGGGCCGAGGTGTCGAAGGGCGGCGCGAGGCTGCTCTCGGCATCGGCTCTTTTCGGCTACTACCTCGAGTCGTGCGAGCAGGGAGGGGCGTCGCCCGCGACGCTCAAGGCGTACCGCTCGTACCTGCGCCGCCATATCGCCCCGAGGATCGGGCGCGTGCCGGTCGAGGAGCTGACGCCGGCCCACTTCTCGAGGATGTACAGGGAGCTGCGCCGGCCCGCGTCAGCCGGAGGGGCGGGGCTTTCAGCTTCAACCGTGAAGAAGGTGCACGCCTTCTGCTGCGGCTGCTTCACCCGGATGCTGCGAGACGGGATGGTCGAGGGCAACCCGGCGGCGGGGATAGTGCTCCCCATGCCGGAGCAGCGCGAGGCGGCGGCGCTCTCGCCGGAGGACGTGGCGCGCCTCGACAGGTTCGTGGCCGCCGAGCTCGCAGACCACGGGGCGGGGGCCTACAGGCGCTCCCTCGCCATCGCATGGCGGCTCGGGCTGTACGCGGGGCTTCGGCGCGGCGAGATATGCGGCCTGCAGGCGCGGCACGTCACAGCCGACCCCGACGGGGTCTCGCTGCGCATCGCGCGCGTGCTGTCCTACGACGGCTCGGAGAAGGCGCCGAAGTCCCGCTCGTCGAAGCGCGTGGTTGCGCTCGACGCCTCGACGGCGGCGATGGTGACGGCGCACGCCGAAGGGCTCGCGGAGTCCGCCCCGCTCGTGCGCACGGACGCGGGCGGGCCGGTCATGCCGGACGCGCTCACGTCTGAGTTCGGTGAGGCCGCGCGCCGCATCGGGCTGGCGAAGGGGGCGCACCTGCACACCCTGCGCCACACGCACGCCACCTACCTGCTCGAGAGCGGCGAGAACATCCTGACGGTGCGCGAGCGGCTGGGGCACCAGTCGGCCAAGACAACGATGGACATCTACGGCCACGTCCTGCCCGGGCGCGGCCGCGAGGCGGCGGCGAGGT